The DNA region GAACTTAATGAAAAAATTAAAAACGCAACTGCAGGTGTTTTAGTTGATTACCAAGGCTTAACAGTTGAAGAAGATACTGACTTAAGAAGAAAATTAAGAGAAGCCGGCGTAGAATACAAAGTTATTAAAAACACACTTATCAAATTAGCATTACAGGGCACAGGCTTAGAAAACTTAAGCGAATGTTTGGAAAGACCAACTGCTTTAGCATTGGCAAATGATGAAGTAATCGCTGCAAAAGTTTTAGGTGACTATGCAAAAGGTAATGAAAAACTT from Oscillospiraceae bacterium includes:
- a CDS encoding 50S ribosomal protein L10 produces the protein MASAKILESKKQVVAELNEKIKNATAGVLVDYQGLTVEEDTDLRRKLREAGVEYKVIKNTLIKLALQGTGLENLSECLERPTALALANDEVIAAKVLGDYAKGNEKLEVKMGFLDGDVMSKDEVIALGKIPGKDTLIAQVACGLNSPLTKLAVVLGQVAEKQASEEA